A region from the Volucribacter amazonae genome encodes:
- the rplW gene encoding 50S ribosomal protein L23 — MSQERLLRVLKAPHVSEKATNNAEKSNTIVFKVALDANKVEIANAVEQLFEVKVDSVRTVVVKGKTKRHGARIGRRSDWKKAYVTLQEGQELDFVDSAVE, encoded by the coding sequence ATGAGTCAAGAACGTTTGCTAAGAGTGCTTAAAGCACCGCATGTCTCTGAAAAGGCAACAAATAACGCTGAGAAGTCTAACACTATCGTGTTCAAAGTCGCTTTAGATGCAAATAAAGTAGAAATCGCTAATGCGGTTGAACAATTATTCGAAGTGAAAGTGGATTCTGTTCGTACTGTGGTTGTTAAAGGTAAAACCAAACGTCATGGTGCAAGAATTGGACGCCGCAGTGACTGGAAAAAAGCTTATGTAACGCTACAAGAAGGTCAAGAATTAGACTTTGTTGATAGTGCGGTAGAGTAA
- a CDS encoding heavy-metal-associated domain-containing protein, whose protein sequence is MKKLAIVFLILYAQMAAATEKQVVLQIKEMTCQLCAYTVNKTLRDVQGVITTKANIQNQTVRVTAQQDLDNQQLIEAIESLNYSAVLQK, encoded by the coding sequence ATGAAAAAATTAGCGATTGTTTTTTTAATTTTATATGCTCAAATGGCGGCTGCCACTGAAAAGCAGGTAGTTTTGCAAATTAAAGAAATGACCTGTCAGCTATGTGCTTATACGGTGAATAAAACCTTGCGTGATGTGCAGGGCGTAATCACCACAAAAGCCAATATTCAAAACCAAACTGTGCGAGTTACCGCACAGCAAGATCTTGATAACCAGCAACTGATTGAGGCGATTGAAAGCCTAAATTATTCAGCGGTGCTACAAAAATAA
- the asnA gene encoding aspartate--ammonia ligase yields the protein MKKSFILQQQEISFAKNTFTEKLIEHLGIVEVQGPILSQVGNGIQDNLSGTEKAVQVNVKQITDATFEVVHSLAKWKRHTLARFGFKPNEGLFVHMKALRPDEDSLDRTHSVYVDQWDWEKVMPEGSRNLDYLKQTVRSIYAAIRETEALVDKKFGLKSFLPEQITFVHTEDLVKRFPDMNDKQRENAICKEYGAVFLIGIGGELSNGKPHDVRAPDYDDWTTPSEGEYKGLNGDILVWNPVLESAFELSSMGIRVDEAALRRQLAIKGDEDRLQFDWHQDLINGRLPQTIGGGIGQSRLVMLLLQKKHIGEVQCSVWPKSVMQEFDNIL from the coding sequence ATGAAAAAATCATTTATTTTACAACAACAAGAAATTAGTTTTGCCAAAAATACCTTTACTGAAAAATTAATTGAACATTTAGGTATTGTTGAAGTTCAAGGTCCAATCTTAAGCCAAGTGGGCAATGGTATTCAAGATAATCTTTCAGGTACAGAGAAAGCAGTGCAAGTAAATGTGAAACAGATCACAGATGCGACCTTTGAGGTTGTACATTCTTTAGCCAAATGGAAGCGTCATACTCTTGCCCGTTTTGGTTTTAAACCAAATGAAGGATTATTTGTACACATGAAGGCATTGCGTCCTGATGAAGATTCGTTAGATCGTACCCATTCGGTTTATGTGGATCAATGGGATTGGGAAAAAGTGATGCCGGAAGGATCCCGTAATTTAGATTATTTAAAACAAACCGTACGTTCCATTTATGCCGCTATTCGTGAAACAGAGGCTTTGGTTGATAAAAAATTTGGCTTAAAATCTTTCTTACCTGAGCAAATTACCTTTGTACATACTGAAGATTTGGTTAAACGTTTTCCTGATATGAATGACAAACAGCGTGAAAATGCGATTTGTAAAGAGTATGGAGCGGTCTTTTTAATTGGCATTGGTGGCGAGTTATCCAATGGTAAGCCACATGATGTGCGAGCCCCAGATTATGATGACTGGACAACGCCGTCAGAGGGTGAGTACAAAGGCTTAAATGGGGATATTTTAGTTTGGAATCCTGTGTTGGAAAGTGCTTTTGAGTTATCTTCAATGGGGATTCGTGTTGATGAGGCAGCATTACGCCGTCAGCTTGCTATCAAAGGCGATGAAGATCGTTTACAATTTGACTGGCACCAAGATCTTATCAATGGGCGTTTACCACAAACTATTGGTGGAGGTATTGGACAATCTCGTCTAGTCATGTTATTGTTACAGAAAAAACATATTGGCGAGGTACAATGTAGTGTATGGCCGAAATCGGTTATGCAAGAATTTGATAACATTTTATAG
- the rpsS gene encoding 30S ribosomal protein S19, with translation MPRSLKKGPFLDLHLLKKVEKAVESGDKKPIKTWSRRSMIIPSMIGLTIAVHNGRQHVPVFISDEMIGHKLGEFAPTRTYRGHAADKKAKK, from the coding sequence ATGCCACGTTCTCTCAAGAAGGGTCCATTCCTTGACCTACACTTGTTGAAGAAGGTAGAGAAAGCGGTGGAAAGCGGGGATAAAAAACCAATTAAAACTTGGTCCCGTCGTTCAATGATCATTCCATCAATGATTGGATTGACCATCGCTGTCCATAATGGTCGTCAGCACGTTCCTGTATTTATTTCTGATGAAATGATCGGTCATAAATTAGGTGAATTTGCACCGACTCGTACTTACCGCGGTCATGCTGCGGATAAGAAAGCTAAGAAGTAA
- the rplC gene encoding 50S ribosomal protein L3 produces MIGLVGRKVGMTRIFNEDGVSVPVTVIEIEANRVTQVKTVETDGYSAIQVTTGSKKASRVTKPEAGHFAKAGVEAGRGLWEFRTEGEEYTLGQEINVDIFADVKKVDVTGTSKGKGFAGGVKRWNFRTQDASHGNSLSHRVLGSIGQNQTPGRVFKGKKMAGQLGNERVTVQSLEVVRVDAERKLLLVKGAVPGATNSNVIVKPAIKA; encoded by the coding sequence ATGATTGGTTTAGTCGGTCGTAAAGTGGGTATGACACGTATCTTCAATGAAGATGGCGTTTCTGTACCTGTTACTGTAATCGAAATTGAAGCCAACCGTGTTACTCAAGTTAAAACTGTTGAAACAGATGGCTATTCTGCAATTCAAGTTACTACTGGCTCAAAAAAAGCAAGTCGTGTAACTAAGCCAGAAGCGGGTCATTTTGCGAAAGCAGGTGTTGAAGCTGGTCGCGGTTTATGGGAATTTCGTACTGAAGGTGAAGAATACACCTTAGGTCAAGAGATTAATGTTGACATCTTTGCAGATGTTAAAAAAGTTGATGTTACTGGTACATCTAAAGGTAAAGGATTTGCTGGCGGTGTTAAACGTTGGAATTTCCGTACTCAAGATGCAAGCCACGGTAACTCTTTATCACATCGTGTACTTGGTTCTATTGGTCAAAACCAAACACCAGGTCGTGTGTTTAAAGGTAAAAAAATGGCGGGACAATTAGGTAATGAACGTGTAACCGTTCAATCCCTTGAAGTTGTTCGTGTTGATGCTGAGCGTAAATTATTATTAGTAAAAGGTGCTGTTCCGGGTGCAACTAATAGTAATGTTATCGTCAAACCAGCAATTAAAGCATAA
- the dusA gene encoding tRNA dihydrouridine(20/20a) synthase DusA has product MQKHFYRGRFSVAPMLDWTTRHCRYFHRQFSQHALLYSEMVTTGAIIHSKYDHLIFTPSENPVALQLGGSDPQQLAHCASLAEQYGYHEINLNVGCPSDRVQNGMFGACLMAKPALVAECVQRMQQATSLPVTVKTRIGIDDQDSYAFLVDFIQHITQIGGREFIIHARKAWLSGLSPKQNREIPPLDYARVYQLKQDFPDLKIVINGGIKTITEIQQHLNYVDGVMVGREAYQNPSLLGYIDQALFDPLCPIVTPRQAVTKMFPYIEQELSQGSQLNHIVRHMINAFQHCKGARQWRRYLSENAFKPNAGVEVVEQALSLVNTE; this is encoded by the coding sequence ATGCAAAAACACTTTTATCGAGGGCGATTTTCTGTTGCACCAATGCTTGATTGGACAACCCGCCATTGTCGTTATTTTCACCGTCAATTTAGCCAGCATGCTTTATTGTATAGTGAAATGGTTACCACAGGGGCGATCATTCATAGTAAATATGATCATCTCATCTTTACCCCTAGTGAAAACCCTGTGGCACTACAATTAGGTGGCAGCGATCCCCAACAACTCGCTCATTGTGCAAGTTTAGCGGAACAATATGGCTACCACGAAATTAATCTTAATGTGGGTTGTCCCTCAGATCGTGTGCAAAATGGTATGTTTGGTGCTTGCTTAATGGCAAAACCCGCATTGGTTGCCGAATGTGTGCAACGAATGCAACAAGCGACTTCGCTCCCTGTTACGGTAAAAACACGTATCGGCATTGATGACCAAGATAGCTATGCTTTTTTAGTGGATTTTATTCAACATATCACTCAAATTGGTGGGCGAGAATTTATTATTCACGCACGCAAGGCTTGGTTATCAGGGCTTAGTCCAAAACAAAATCGAGAAATTCCGCCACTTGATTACGCCAGAGTTTATCAACTTAAACAAGATTTTCCTGATTTAAAGATCGTGATTAACGGCGGTATCAAAACTATTACCGAAATACAACAACATTTAAATTATGTTGATGGCGTAATGGTGGGGCGAGAAGCCTATCAAAATCCAAGTTTACTCGGTTATATTGATCAAGCCTTATTTGATCCCCTTTGCCCCATTGTTACCCCTCGCCAAGCGGTAACCAAAATGTTTCCCTATATAGAACAAGAACTTAGTCAAGGTTCACAACTTAACCATATTGTACGCCATATGATTAATGCTTTCCAACATTGCAAAGGAGCAAGACAATGGCGACGTTATTTAAGTGAAAATGCCTTTAAGCCCAACGCTGGGGTGGAAGTGGTAGAACAGGCATTAAGTCTGGTAAATACCGAATAA
- the rplD gene encoding 50S ribosomal protein L4 translates to MELVTKDAQSALTVSETTFGREFNEALIHQVVVAYAAGARQGSRAQKSRAEVSGSGKKPWRQKGTGRARSGDIKSPIWRSGGVTFAAKPQDHSQKVNKKMYRGAIKSILSELVRQERLIVVEKFEIDAPKTKVLVQKLKELALDDVLIIKASVDENLFLAARNLYKVDVRDVQGIDPVSLIAFDKVVVTVDAVKQIEEMLA, encoded by the coding sequence ATGGAATTAGTAACTAAAGATGCACAAAGTGCATTGACTGTTTCTGAAACTACCTTCGGACGTGAGTTTAACGAAGCGTTGATTCACCAAGTTGTTGTTGCTTATGCAGCAGGTGCTCGTCAAGGTTCTCGTGCCCAAAAATCTCGTGCTGAAGTGTCTGGTTCAGGTAAAAAACCTTGGCGTCAAAAAGGTACTGGTCGTGCCCGTTCGGGTGATATTAAATCACCAATTTGGCGTTCTGGTGGTGTAACTTTCGCAGCAAAACCACAAGATCACAGCCAAAAAGTGAACAAAAAAATGTATCGTGGTGCGATTAAAAGTATTCTTTCTGAATTAGTTCGTCAAGAGCGTTTAATCGTTGTTGAGAAATTTGAAATTGATGCACCAAAAACTAAAGTTTTAGTGCAAAAATTAAAAGAATTAGCACTTGATGATGTATTAATCATCAAAGCAAGTGTAGATGAAAATCTATTCTTAGCTGCACGTAACTTATATAAAGTTGATGTTCGTGATGTGCAAGGTATCGATCCAGTAAGTTTAATCGCTTTTGATAAAGTGGTGGTTACTGTTGATGCGGTAAAACAAATTGAGGAGATGTTAGCATGA
- the rpsJ gene encoding 30S ribosomal protein S10, with translation MQNQRIRIRLKAFDHRLIDQSTAEIVETAKRTGAQVRGPIPLPTRKERFTVLISPHVNKDARDQYEIRTHKRLVDIVEPTEKTVDALMRLDLAAGVDVQISLG, from the coding sequence ATGCAGAACCAAAGAATCCGTATCCGCTTAAAAGCATTCGATCATCGTTTGATCGATCAATCTACTGCGGAGATCGTAGAAACAGCTAAACGTACTGGTGCACAAGTTCGTGGTCCAATTCCTTTACCAACTCGTAAAGAACGTTTTACAGTATTGATTTCACCACACGTCAACAAAGATGCACGTGATCAATATGAAATTCGTACTCACAAACGTTTAGTTGATATTGTTGAGCCAACAGAAAAAACTGTTGATGCATTAATGCGTTTAGATTTAGCTGCCGGTGTTGACGTGCAGATTAGTCTAGGTTAA
- a CDS encoding transglutaminase-like domain-containing protein yields MKKMLFALSLGAYSTAFANPVELSSPYTDVHTYELNQHYHLEAPKGSQGQMYLWVPVPFDSAYQQVKSIQFEGNYQQAYITDNNSYGAKTLFVSWDSQVSQPDLTLTFVIQTQDREPAKQQLLQAYQVPEKIIYPVDVVEFLKPTQHIKTDGIVKQFADKIVGDEKNPLQQAKLIHQWIVDNMERDNDVIGCGEGDVAKILTTGVLKGKCTDINSVFVALARAVGIPAREVFGLRLGASEKLAQYSATAFGSADANGVAQVSGGQHCRAEFYLAGFGWVPVDSADVTKMRLAEHKSVDDPATQAVADYLFGNWEMNWVGFNYGRDFDLYPTPELAPLNNFGYPYAEMGGDPLNFFDPASFKYEFTAKKLNK; encoded by the coding sequence ATGAAAAAAATGCTTTTCGCCCTAAGTTTAGGGGCTTATTCTACCGCTTTTGCCAATCCCGTTGAGCTTTCTTCTCCTTATACCGATGTTCATACTTATGAACTCAATCAGCATTATCATTTAGAAGCCCCAAAAGGTTCGCAAGGGCAAATGTACTTATGGGTGCCTGTGCCTTTTGATAGTGCTTACCAGCAAGTGAAATCCATTCAATTTGAAGGGAATTATCAGCAGGCTTATATTACGGATAATAACAGCTATGGTGCAAAAACCTTATTTGTAAGCTGGGATAGTCAAGTTTCACAACCTGATTTAACTTTGACCTTTGTTATTCAAACTCAAGATCGTGAACCCGCTAAACAGCAATTATTACAAGCCTACCAAGTGCCAGAGAAAATTATTTATCCTGTTGATGTTGTTGAGTTTTTAAAGCCTACTCAACATATCAAAACCGATGGGATTGTTAAACAATTTGCGGATAAGATTGTGGGCGATGAAAAGAACCCATTGCAACAGGCGAAACTTATTCATCAATGGATTGTGGATAATATGGAGCGTGATAATGATGTGATTGGTTGTGGTGAGGGCGATGTGGCGAAAATCTTAACCACAGGCGTATTAAAAGGAAAATGTACTGATATTAATTCGGTTTTTGTTGCTTTAGCCCGAGCGGTGGGTATTCCAGCTCGAGAGGTTTTTGGGCTTCGTTTGGGGGCTTCCGAGAAATTGGCACAATATTCTGCAACCGCCTTTGGTAGTGCTGATGCGAACGGTGTGGCACAAGTGAGTGGAGGGCAACATTGTCGTGCTGAATTTTATTTAGCGGGGTTTGGTTGGGTGCCAGTGGATTCTGCTGATGTAACGAAAATGCGATTGGCTGAACACAAATCCGTTGATGATCCTGCAACGCAAGCGGTAGCTGATTATTTGTTTGGTAATTGGGAGATGAATTGGGTTGGTTTTAATTATGGGCGTGATTTTGATCTTTATCCGACACCAGAATTAGCCCCACTCAATAATTTTGGTTACCCTTATGCGGAAATGGGTGGCGACCCTTTAAATTTCTTTGACCCAGCAAGTTTTAAATATGAATTTACAGCCAAAAAGCTCAATAAATAA
- the rplV gene encoding 50S ribosomal protein L22, producing the protein METIAKHRYARTSAQKARLVADLIRGKKVAQALEILTYTNKKAAALVKKVLESAIANAEHNDGADIDDLKVAKIFVDEGPSMKRVMPRAKGRADRILKRTSHITVVVSDR; encoded by the coding sequence ATGGAAACTATTGCAAAACATCGTTACGCTCGCACTTCAGCACAAAAAGCTCGTTTAGTTGCGGACTTAATCCGCGGTAAAAAAGTCGCTCAAGCGTTAGAAATCTTAACTTATACTAATAAAAAAGCAGCTGCTTTAGTTAAGAAAGTGCTTGAATCAGCGATTGCTAATGCAGAGCATAATGACGGTGCAGATATCGATGATCTTAAAGTTGCTAAGATTTTTGTAGATGAAGGTCCTAGCATGAAACGTGTTATGCCACGAGCTAAAGGTCGTGCAGATCGTATTTTAAAACGTACAAG
- the rplB gene encoding 50S ribosomal protein L2: protein MAIVKCKPTSAGRRHVVKVVNPDLYKGKPYAPLLATKSKTGGRNNLGRITTRHIGGGHKQHYRLIDFKRNKLDIPAVVERLEYDPNRSANIALVLYKDGERRYILAPKGLSVGDQIQAGVNAAIKVGNSLPMRNIPVGSTVHNVELKPGKGGQIARSAGAYVQIIAREGNYVTLRLRSGEMRKVLAECCATIGEVGNSEHMLRVLGKAGASRWRGIRPTVRGTAMNPVDHPHGGGEGRNFGKHPVTPWGVQTKGKKTRHNKRTDKYIVRRRGK, encoded by the coding sequence ATGGCTATCGTAAAATGTAAGCCGACCTCCGCTGGTCGTCGTCATGTTGTTAAAGTTGTTAACCCAGATTTATATAAAGGTAAGCCTTATGCACCTTTATTAGCAACAAAATCTAAAACGGGTGGTCGTAACAACCTAGGTCGTATCACTACACGTCATATCGGTGGTGGTCATAAACAACATTATCGTCTAATTGATTTTAAACGTAATAAATTAGATATTCCTGCGGTTGTTGAGCGTCTAGAATATGATCCAAATCGTTCTGCAAATATTGCTTTAGTGTTATATAAAGACGGTGAACGCCGTTATATCTTAGCACCTAAAGGTTTATCTGTAGGCGATCAAATCCAAGCTGGTGTGAATGCGGCAATTAAAGTTGGTAATAGCTTACCAATGCGTAATATCCCAGTTGGTTCAACTGTACATAATGTTGAATTAAAACCAGGTAAAGGCGGACAAATTGCACGTTCAGCTGGTGCTTATGTACAAATTATTGCACGTGAAGGTAACTATGTAACCTTACGTTTACGTTCTGGTGAAATGCGTAAAGTATTAGCAGAATGTTGTGCAACTATCGGTGAAGTGGGTAACTCAGAACATATGTTACGTGTACTTGGTAAAGCAGGTGCAAGTCGTTGGAGAGGTATTCGTCCAACTGTTCGCGGTACAGCAATGAACCCGGTAGATCACCCTCATGGTGGTGGTGAAGGTCGTAACTTTGGTAAACATCCTGTGACTCCATGGGGCGTTCAGACTAAAGGTAAGAAAACTCGCCATAACAAACGTACTGATAAATATATCGTACGCCGCCGTGGTAAATAA